In Falco biarmicus isolate bFalBia1 chromosome 6, bFalBia1.pri, whole genome shotgun sequence, the following are encoded in one genomic region:
- the SMIM28 gene encoding small integral membrane protein 28 has product MRWLLGSSWRKFGHADRGNYDWLNSEPGGPLLETELQSKQTSSTKDDIEPFLCIILPATMMLFLAFLLLFLYRRCQRPTPQGQIFSIDLPEALPEHDVSNFLSVLPWNSEQSFHYSTLLPDATLLTVCLPPSYEEATMKTPTDEAHIELSPDPVPPYEESSLQSSSAK; this is encoded by the exons ATGAGGTGGCTcttgggcagcagctggagaaaattTGGACACGCTGACAGGGGAAACTATGACTGGCTAAACAGCGAACCAGGTGGGCCGCTTCTGGAAACAGAGCTTCAG AGCAAACAGACAAGTTCAACCAAAGACGACATAGAACCATTTCTGTGCATCATATTGCCTGCCACCATGATGCTCTTCCTGGCATTCTTGCTGCTCTTCCTGTACCGCCGTTGCCAGCGCCCCACTCCGCAGGGGCAGATCTTCAGCATCGACCTCCCCGAGGCCCTGCCCGAGCACGATGTGTCcaatttcctttctgtgctgccCTGGAACAGCGAACAGAGTTTCCACTACTCCACTCTGCTTCCTGATGCCACATTACTCACTGTGTGTTTGCCTCCATCCTACGAGGAGGCCACCATGAAGACTCCCACAGATGAGGCTCACATTGAGCTCTCTCCAGATCCAGTGCCTCCTTATGAAGAGAGCTCACTGCAGTCCAGCAGTGCCAAATAA